One Ostrinia nubilalis chromosome 6, ilOstNubi1.1, whole genome shotgun sequence genomic region harbors:
- the LOC135072731 gene encoding peroxiredoxin-5, mitochondrial: MYLPLRGISAFAKQATSRTVHTTPLAMAPVKVGDQLPAADLFEDSPANKVNTCELTAGKKVIVFGVPGAFTPGCSKTHLPGYVQSADKLKAEGVSEIVCVSVNDPYVMSAWGAQHNTKGKVRMLADPKGAFIKALDLGTDLPPLGGFRSKRFSMVVNDSKIEELNVEPDGTGLSCSLADKIKVKK; this comes from the exons ATGTATCTACCGCTTCGAGGTATTTCAGCATTCGCTAAGCAAGCGACAAGCCGCACAGTACACACCACTCCGCTAGCCATGGCACCCGTGAAG GTTGGAGACCAGCTCCCCGCTGCGGACTTGTTCGAGGACTCGCCGGCGAACAAAGTGAACACTTGCGAGCTGACGGCGGGCAAGAAGGTGATCGTGTTTGGGGTGCCGGGCGCCTTCACGCCGGGGTGCTCCAAGACGCACCTGCCGGGCTACGTGCAGAGCGCCGACAAGCTCAAGGCCGAGGGCGTCTCGGAGATCGTGTGCGTGTCCGTCAACGACCCCTACGTCATGTCTGCGTGGGGCGCACAACACAATACTAAGGGAAAG gttCGCATGCTAGCGGACCCCAAAGGCGCCTTCATCAAGGCCCTCGACTTGGGCACCGACCTGCCCCCCCTCGGCGGATTCCGGTCGAAGCGCTTCTCCATGGTGGTCAACGACAGCAAGATCGAGGAGCTGAACGTGGAGCCCGACGGCACCGGCCTCTCGTGCTCTCTGGCCGACAAAATCAAGGTCAAGAAATAA